The Panicum hallii strain FIL2 chromosome 5, PHallii_v3.1, whole genome shotgun sequence genome contains the following window.
TAGGCAAGTCCATGCACGCACCATCAAGGACGGGATTGGTCAGAGCAACGTCTCCGTCAGCAATTCTCTGCTCAGCATGTACAGAAGCTGTGGCGCCATGCTTGATCTGGAGCAGGTGTTTGAAGAAATGACGGTCAGGGACATCATATCATATAACTCTGTGATACAGGGGCTTGGCCAGAACGGTCTTGGGAGGCAAGCGCTGGCGATTGCGGAGCGTGCACTGGAACTCAAGATGTACAACAGCAACACCTTCATCGCCATCCTGACATCCTGCAGCCACTCAGGTCTAGTCACTGAGGGGCTGGGATACTTTGACGGCATGGCCGAGAAACATGGGGTGGAACCAACGCTTGACCACTACATCAGTGTCATCGATCTCCTCGGCCGTGCAGGAAGGCTTCAAGAGGCGTACGACCTGCTCCGGAAGATGCCGTTCGCACCAAATGCGGTGGCGTGGCGTACTCTTCTGCATTCTTGTCTAGCCCACAAGAACAGCATCATGGGGAGCACTGCGGTACAGGAGCTGAGAGCGCTGCAGCCCGGAGGCGGCAGGGGGAACTATGAGAGGCTGGTGCAGGGCTGTGGAGGCAGCAGCATGGCTGGTGAAACACTGATCGCAAACGAGAAGAGTGCTGATCACACGCCAGGGTGTACCTGGCTCACCTGAATTTCTGAACATCCAAGGTCCTTTCAGTTGATGCCTGAACAAAGCTGCATCAGTATTCAGTAACTTCAGCTATGGCCCACcaatactcaacaaggcttgCAAAGGACCTCACACGTGcttgccggggggggggggggggggggggggggggggggggcggctaCCTCGTGTGGACCTGGGCAGCGGTGGCTCCTCGCAGGCAGCGTAGGCCtcaaccgcgccgccgcctgggcTCACCCTCTACTGCCGGAGCTGGGGGGCGCTAGCCAGGtccccgccgccgtctcctctcGTCCCCAACTCGATTGCTAGCTCTTGGAGGAGGTGGTTGTTCCGGCGGCGGCCTCTTGCCGACGGTGCCCCCTGGCCGGAGCCGGGGGAGCGTCGACGCCGTGGCGTCCAGCCGCTTCACGTGGCGGCCGCGCCGGACACGGCCCTTTCCCAGCGCCGgttcggccgcgccgccgctccctccCGGCGCTACCATGCCGGGGCGGCCGCGCGACCGCTACGCATGGTGCCGGCGTGACGGCGGGATTGGGAGGCGGTAATGGCATCAACAACCCGTTGGTGGAGAGTCGGCCTCGGAGGCTGGCCGCGGCAGGTGCTCCTGGTGGGCGCTGGCGTGCGGAGGTGGCTTCACAGAGCGCAGGGAGAAATCCCAGTCCGGCCTCACGCCGGCCGGCAATGACTACGTTTCTTCTTCCGCCGATGTTTTTCTCGGAGGCATTGCCGATACGCTATCTATACAAATTTTGATGGATCTCCGGGTGAAAAATCCAATTCTGGTTTGCTGGatgaggcggcgacggcgcttTGATGTCGGTTTTTCCTTGAGCGTCGTCGTAGAGGTCCTTCGATCGGACTTAGTTACCTCGGTAGCATCGGACGTTCAAACATCAAGTTTCTAAGAAGTCGAGTGATGTGATTTGTTTGGTGTTGCATAAAGATTTTGCAAGGATGAAACATGGATGAAGAGAAGGATTGAAGCTTAGTCTTCTTAATTTTTTaagttttttttcttatttttgatcctcgtttaacATCTAGAGTCCAAGAACTCCTGTGACGCTTGGCTGCAGACATTTATACGCGAATGTTCAAGGCTAGAATTTTTCTTTATCTAAAAAAGAGATACACCACAAGAAGGCTGGAAACAGTAATACTAGTATTCTGGCATGGTGAGTGAATGCAGAACGAGCTTGAATTCTATGTACGAGTTCAGGACACGCCAGAGATGAAGGAATTAGAGCTATGGTGACAGAGCTCACGGATGCATGATGCTGTCAAGTTAACTCTTTTAATGTGCCAAAAATTTCTCTATGTAACATCGAATTACACTTACCAAATCGGCAGTGCAGCGGCTAATGGTAATCAGTTCTGTATTAGACGTCTAGATTTATTTTCTTTACTTTTGAGACCATATATTTACATAAAACGGGATGCCTGAAGGAATGGACACGGGCGAAACTATATAGAATAAATTAACCTTGGAAATCATTCTTCAGATATgtgagtttttttaaaaaatattgaTGGTGCGTAGCATATGAAGAATTAATCTTGAAAGTTTTTCTTGCTAATGTTTTTAAAAATTTCTTTCCAAATGTCCTCTCTGtttttattcattttgtttcttTAATACAAAACCTTTGACCAACACTTCTATGACACAAACACGATGTTAGATTCaaattcaattttttttttgtggTTATAGTTCTGTACTACACAAATAAAAAACGGAGTAACAATTGTTCAATGCCTTGTATGCCCCTATAATTTCTGTTGTGCAGTGCAATTACATTGTAAAAGTGCTTTTCAAAGCAAATAATAAATATGATTATGCAAATTTTAAAGCTGATGGGAAAACACATTGATAATCAAAATTCTGAAAGTTCGATTGCACACGGGTAATAAAAGGTATATCCCTAAGCACAATTAAGCTGAACCAGAGTACCATGGCAGGAGTAAAGATATGTACCAAGGATATACCTACAGGAATTAGATACGAAGCAGCGGCCAATAATCCACTGCAACTGTGAATCAGCTATAAAAGCCTATAATGTTAGATGCTGTCATCAAATAATCTTATCTAGAAACATCTTATCACAGCAACTTGCATTAACTAAGCGGCTTTCTGACATTTTCTTTCCACTACAGTTGTTCTATTTGACGACATCACTTCATCAACTACAAAAGGGAAAAGGCTAGAGTTTAATTACAAAGCAACACAATGGgggaaaaacaaaacaaaaaatgAAGACTACTTTCCCGATCATTCTTGTCATCATATTTGTCCATTGGCCGCACAGCAGTCAGGACCAGCAGCGAGATGTTGAAAACCCCTCCCGTTGAAGCATCATGATCTACAAGGCTATACAAGAAACCCATCTATCCGGAAAATCTTTGCAGCAGAACACCGATGTTCTGCTGACCAAAACAATATGTTGGCATGGGTAAAGGATCAGCAAGCTCGAAGCATCTGCATGCATCAAAATGTTATCAGTTGTTGTACTGCTAAAAGCACTCATCACATGGATATCATGACAAAGGATGGATTCGCAGTACCATGGAAGCAGCATTTCTGTCCCTCATAGACAAAGTGACAGCTTCAAGAAAAGCTTTGGCAGTTTCAGCATCATTTTCTGCAGCCTCCGCAATCCTTGCTGCTTCCTCAGCTTCTGCTATTGCTACTTCTGCCTCAGCAACTGCCTTGGCAGCAAAGGCAGCTGCCTCTTCCTTAGTCATGCCTTTCATCTTCTCCAGTTCAGCATCCACTTGAGGCTTAGTTAGCTGTTTAGCATTATTCTCTCCATTCATCTCTTCAGCAGCGTACACCTTGGTGCTTATTCCGCCCAAGGAAGGTGAACTTGGTGCAATTCTGTACTTTTGGTTGACCTACAATCATGATTAAAATAGTATCCAGCTTGAAGTCTGGCCACTTTTTATTCCTAAAAAACATCTCCCcatttgtgtgtgtgtgagagagagagggagggagggagggagggagggagagggagagggagggagagagggagggaggagggagagagaccTTCATCAATTTTCCAGAATTAACCAATGCCTTCAATTTCGTAGACAGCAGCCGTTGAAAATCAGCGGGTGGCCAGTATTGCTCCTAATTATATAGACAATTTAGGTTGAAATCAtgcggaaaagaaaagatagaaaAGGATTATCTCAGTTTGCAAAAGATCAGCAGGGATGCTCCATATTCTTAAAATGGATGAGACAAACATTTCCAATACAGACTGTAgtcaggaaaaaaaagaaatagcAAGCAGCTGATGTACAGTTAAACAAAACACAATGTAAAACAAGCGACAATTTAAAAAAAATGTTCTCCACTAACCTCAATATATGCAGCAATGGCTGCCTTATTGGACCCAGAAGGCTCCTTAAGCTTCTTTATAGCTTCTAATATGAGGTCATCAAGCCTAAATCACATACATAAAAGTTCACATTAGATGACCAAGCATCAAGAAAGCAGCGTGCTGAATAAATTGAGTTGGACAATAAACAGTTGAAGTAAAATGAAATAAGCAATGTGGATGCCAACTGCTGAATAGATATGTTCTCTCAGTTAAATAAAAAAAAGCGATATACAATTATGTACTAATAAACATGTTAAACCAAACTATCAACATTCATGGAAAGACATGTAGAAGTCTAAAACTCTGTAAGGAATTGAACATTGGGAGGAGCACAACATCTGCAGAACTCTGGGGATGTAGTGTGCAAACTTTATATTCCAATTGACAACAAACAGTTTCCTTTTTTGTTGACTAACAGAAAGGTTGTGCTCCTGAGTCCAGAGGTATGGCATACACCATAGCGACAAATTATGATACTACCAGAACATATCAATAGAGCAGATCATAGAGAGGCAAAAATATTAAAGAGGTTATGCAGCACCAGTACCACATGAGCATACATCTGATAATGTCATAATCAACTGACATGAATTGCAGACTACACATAGCAAAGAAGATACATATGTTGCTTATTTGATCTTTGTTAACATGGTGTTTAAACATAGAAAGCCCGTACAAGATATCGGTCAGGTCAACATTTATTAATCTGTTTTCTGTATGGATTTAATGGCTGTGTGCCCATAACCCACCATTGTCGTGCTGACCACAAGGGTTTAACGTGTGCATGCGCAAAGTTTCCTTTTTCTATCATGATGACCATATACTTTATATCTTCTCAAGCTAGGTCCTTCATATATAATTTTATAATTGTGATGACCACATAATTGTATGATTCAATAGCAAGGTCACTTTAGGTCAATAACCATTTATCTTTCTTTTCCTAGAAAAATGTAACTGAACCAGTGAGGCAGTGACAAGAAGGTTAAACTGAGTATCAAAGGAAATGTATGAATGCTTATAGATACGATAGAATAGGCATGCATTTGATTTTCTGCAAGATAACTTTTTATATGATTCTTTTATGTTTGCCCTTTAAGGGCAGCCCCAACGGGACGTCTAGGATGGTTTCTATAGCATTAATTAGTGCTCCATGTAAGCAAAATGATGATGTGGCAGTAGAGTTAAAGGAGAGAGAAGGAAACCGTTTCTCATGAAAGAAACCAGGTCAGCTCAAGAACCTAGGAAGGGAGATGGTGGATGGAaggggaaaggagagagagcaGGAGATTATCCATGGGGAATAATGTCCCCTGGTGACATGGCAAGTATGGAAACTACCTAGGTTGAGATTGCCATAACGACCTTTTTAGTTGCAAAATTAGTGTAAATAATCATGAACCCCAGTCCAAAATACAATGGCAAACAAATCCCAAGACTAATTGTCACAATGACAGTTCAGTACCCTCCTACGGTATAAAATGAATTTCCATGATGCTCAACTTCTGAAGCCGCAGCCAAATCACGGAGGACTCGCGGTGGCATAATTGCAGCTAAATCATGAAGGGACAGAACTCGGATAGGTCATTGATGGCAAGGCACAAGCTACAAAATCATGGAGCAGCGAGGCTCCAGAGACCATTGCCGGTGAGGTGTAAAGCGGTGACTGAACGACGGATGTGACATGCTCGTGGTGGCCAGTTTACAGTCCGCCCAAACCAAACAAAAAACAAACATAATCACATCACATCATTATCTGATTACAGAGTAAAGTGACTCAACCAAACAGCACCTTATGTCTAACCAGGCCTGAATGACTATAGAAGCCGAAACCAATCAATTAATATTAACATTTCTATCTAGTAGCACCCCCACATATCCTCATAAAACATATTCACCAAAATGAAACCAGGTGATCTGAAAACGTAGATTACTTGTAAAGAGAATAAGAAGCCGTTTTGGTAAAATATATGCATCAAGTCTACTAACCTAGCAACTGATTTTTCCGGACTTTCCTCGAGTGCCAAGGGCTCCACAGACATTGCTAATGGTTCAGCATCGATGACCACATCTTGAACATTGTCCAAACCATTCACATCAACATCCATTGGCTCAGCAGTAAGCTTAGGCACCACACGCCTGCCTTTCTTCAACGCCATTCTCGCCTTCTCCCTAGACCCATAACCTCCAGCGGTGACACTCAAGTTGCGCCACTTGTCCTGCACAACCAGGCATACCAAAGGATGGTCAGTACATGTCAATACACAGAAACAATCAAGACAAAAATTGAAGACTCAATACAGGTGGTGTAGGGAAAAACAGGTTATAAAAAGAATCCTAGTCTATGCGAACAAGATCTCTACACGGAAATGGACTCCCAAACAATCATCAATACTTAACACGGTGAACTAGATCTCTACATGGAATGAAACAAAGGGGTGTGATGGTAGCTTTTGGGGCATCATAACGGCAAGAAGTTCCCATCATCGTAGCCCCAGATCACTCTCGCCTGTCCGCCCAAAATAGTAACAAGGTTGTGCCATGAACAAATCTTTCCAGGCAATCGCCTAGCACAACCACCTGAAATCCCGATCTAGAACCAGGCTAGACGGGCCGTCCAGAGCCACAATTTAGTTTATCCCAGAAGAGCCCCGAGATTTCTTTCGTATTCCCCCCGGCCGATCGCCAGAGAACCCACCGCCGCAAATTCATGAAACCGCCCACCCTCCCCGGCGATCCGAGCGTCACCTTGAGGTCAACATTGGAGCGGAGGCGCAGGAGCACGCTGAAGTCCGGGTCCCTGAGGATGGTGCGCCACTTGCCGGGCCCATGCTTGGCGACGCCGGCCTTGagcgcggcctcctcctccggcgtcCAGCGCTGCTTCGGCGCCCCCATCGCGGCACGGGGGAGAAGAAACCGAAATCAACAGACTCCCACACCGACCCCCGCCCGGGGATCCAACCACCTCAGGCGTGCGTTATTTGATCGAGAGGAGGCAGGCAGGCAGTTCGATTTCTATCCGGCCCGGAATTCCGAGCGGAATTCCGGGGTAGGGATCCGGCGCGGGCGTGTCAGGGGGACCGATTGGAGTGAGAGGGGAAttcgaggaggagcggcggggggGCCGAGGGTTCTAGGGCAACGCGGCGGCatgagaggaggaggaagccatTAGGCTTTGGTGGAGGAGCAAGTTATGAAGGGAAGGGGATTAATTGGCTTCGGCGTAGCGTTGGAAGGAAGCCCCTTCTCTGTCCTCAGCtccctcgctctctctctctccccagATGTAAaatcgaggaggaggaggtgggccgGGCCCACTGGCAGTGTGGGCTCCCCTTGGTTTCTGCAGGAGTGTGGGACctgttttttctttttcatcttgcggcatttttttaaaaaaaaaggaaaacctTCTGGCGTTTCCATAAATTCTATTTTCCTATTTTGGTGGGTCGGGGTCAggataagttttgggtccattgacGAAAATGCGATGTGATTAGTGAGATCTGCCATACTCCCATGTGTGGACAACTCAAGGTCGTGTTGGTTATTTCTTGTTTGGCCAATTTCGACATCCCTAACATTATCACATTACGTGTTGAATTCTTGTAGCGGAATGAATGCTCCGCGGGCAACCCTACATATTTGATTGTAATTTAAGTTCAATCCGTATTTAAACCAATAATACGTTTATTAATCCTTTTTGCATTGAAGTGATTTCAATCCGTGAATCTTTGTTCTACTTAAGTTACATCCAAATGCACACACAATGCTTGTTGCTGAAACCTTGGCAAAAAAGAAAAGTCTGGCCATCGAACTGCACCATATTAGTGTTCGTAAGATACGTGAAATGATTTTGTTCAGCACATGTTTCTTGCCACCATCTGGTTGTGGATGGAAATATAGGATCATACGTCCTGGCAGCAATTAAATCCACTGAAAAGGGAGCAACTACTTCGTGTATGCCCCATGTCATTTGCTTGCCGCGGTGGCCGATTTTGATCGTCGTCGGCCCACAGCTACCGCCATTTATTGATCTCCACTAGGGACACACCACACCCTCCATATCCTGCCACTGAATCGTAGCCAACCTTTGCTGCCACACTACGCGCCAGTAAAACGTTCCAGCTCCTTATCCCTTGCAGAaaattttgaaaagaaaataaaaagaagAGGAATCTTTCATCTTATCCTCCATGCGTCTCTCATTGTGGCTCACCTTGCCGCCTTCCACTGAGAGACGACACAAGTGCCCATTTTTGCAGGTCATGTTGGAGCtctatttctttttgtttttctttATTGCGTCATTGCAGTTGAAAGTCCACGTACACCACCGTTGAAACATTCTAAGCATTCCCTTTGGTTAAATGCCTAAATTAGAGGGGGGGTTCAAGTTTTTTCCTTTGAATTTTCAGCTGAGAGGGCTTTCTTTTTCATTCGAGCATTTGAAATTTATTCAGACCACCGAAATCGTCATTAAACAAGTAGAGCGGCGGTTCAACAAGGAGAAAGAGTCATAAAGATGGGAACATTATTAGCATTGCTACAAGAACAAATTGCAACGCAAACACAAGTGCTTCGTTATTCATGGCATACAAGTAGAGTAACTCCCCAATCCAATCCCAGCCTCCCAGGGAGAGAGCCACATCACTCATCAATCATCGGCCCTGGGGatgtgttgggggggggggggggggggtgcctGCCAGCCGGAAGGCCTTGAAGGTCACCTTTCGCACCAGCGACGCCCCTCCCCactcctcctccagctccttcaccACGCGCTCCCCCAACAGGTCCACGCCCCGCTGCTTCGCCGTCGCCACCGCCGACCACGAACGCAGCATGCCTATCAGGCCCTCGAACGGCATCTCGTGCTCCATGTCAAGGCTCGCCGGCTCACCTTCCCTACCGTGGCCGATGTCGTCCAAGGGGAACGGCAGGTCCCGGTATCCTTCAGTGCAATACCTACATATTACCACGCGCAAACACAGCATGGACGATGGGTCATGCATCTGATCGAGATTTTTCTTTTCTGGCCCTCTTGCAAGGCATGTAGTGGTCAGTGTTCAGAGTGTTGTACCGAGCTCGGGGGTCCCAGTAAGGCAGGGTGGTGTTGAAGAAGCGCGCCATCATAGCGCGCCATCATGTCCTCCACGGGGCTGATGCGGTAGTTGTAGCCCCAGACCGCGATGACCCCGCTGGGCCTCCGCAGGACAACGCCGTAGAACGCCGGGAGGTCGAACCAGTGCACGGCCTCAGCCACCGTGATGAGGTCAACACTGCCCTCACCGCCGACGTTGCGACGAGATCCTCCCCGGGCATGGCATCGGGGGTGTGGAGGTACCGAACCTTTGGGTGTGGTACAGCACGTAGTAGCTGTTCTGCTCTCACATCCGTGGCCAGCACGCCGTCCTAGTGCTCAGCGACCTGCACGACACATGATCCATatgtcactatatgtatgaacATGCTATCTGGAGAGCAGGGTCGAAGGGAGTTGAGATGCTTACACCGATGGCTGCCTGGCCATTTCCAGTGCCGACATCCCAGGCAAGGCGATGGTGAGCAGTGAGGGCCGCAAGCTTGGTGAAAAGATCCTTCGGGTAGGCTGGCCGCGCTGCAGCATACACAGCAGCCTGCTTGGTGAACAGCCCAGCCATCCGGTCAGGTCCCCGGTGGAACAGACCACTGTCCAACCTCCGTTCTTCTGTGCTCTGGATGCTGCTTATGCAGATCTTTTAGATCTGAAAAAAAGGTAGCAGAGCTGGTGAAGGAAGTGACGTGAACAAGATAGCAACCACAACACGGTGTCCCATTAACTACACAACCGTCTAGGAATGATAGACCATGT
Protein-coding sequences here:
- the LOC112894645 gene encoding single myb histone 1 is translated as MGAPKQRWTPEEEAALKAGVAKHGPGKWRTILRDPDFSVLLRLRSNVDLKDKWRNLSVTAGGYGSREKARMALKKGRRVVPKLTAEPMDVDVNGLDNVQDVVIDAEPLAMSVEPLALEESPEKSVARLDDLILEAIKKLKEPSGSNKAAIAAYIEEQYWPPADFQRLLSTKLKALVNSGKLMKVNQKYRIAPSSPSLGGISTKVYAAEEMNGENNAKQLTKPQVDAELEKMKGMTKEEAAAFAAKAVAEAEVAIAEAEEAARIAEAAENDAETAKAFLEAVTLSMRDRNAASMMLRAC